In the Lytechinus pictus isolate F3 Inbred unplaced genomic scaffold, Lp3.0 scaffold_325, whole genome shotgun sequence genome, GAGAGGGGTGCTATCGAGGTTATCGATGGCAACCACTCTGTTCTCGCCCAAAAGGCTGCCTTTGAAGCTACCAAGGAAAAGGTCTTCGAAAAAAGATTGGTAGCAGTCTATGCTGGACTGACTGACCAACAGGCCCTCTCTCTAGGAGTCTCAAAAAATCAGGATGCATGCCATGTCCTCAAGATGACTCCAATTGAGGAGATAAAGCTCTTCCGGCGGGAGCTTTACTACACCAACAACATCCCTCTGACAGAGGAGCCCCCACTACCAACTTCGTTGTACTATAGTACAATAAAGCATATTCTTGGTATATCTACGGTAagtttcacttttgtaatttatttgcaTGTAGACCTATGGCTATTGTACGAAAAATGAACTTCTAGTATTCAAACTTGTTTTAATATATTCAGTCTGGTGTGCCCCTTTTGAACTACTAACAAGGGGAAAGGCGTCCaatattcttttccaatttAAGCAGACATGTAGGAAATAATGTCGACAAATAGCATAATCTGGTATCTAAAAACTGATCTTGGTATCAATGAAGGTAACAAGATTAATATCTGAGCCTAATTACacgagaggaaaaaaaatgattaatgaaatatattcaaTGCTTGGTGGCATTTTTTGCCACATAAAATGTGAAAGTAACATTGTTATCTGTTTCAGTGACTGTGTAAAATATTGTAAAGCATCTCTACTTTCATATTTTGGTGGTATAAACAAGCTGTGCACTTTGATTATTACAAAGTCAACATTCATCTTTCAGAAAAGTGCTATGGATTCCAAGAGGATGGCAATTAAGTTGGCTTCTCTGTCAAAGAGATGTTTTGTCATCCTTGAGGCTTTAATGAAGGAGAAGCCTGGGTTGAAAGCGTATAAGTTTCAGGCTCTCCAGGGCATAGCAGAGGAGAACGACGTCTTTAAGTGTTTGCAGCGTTTTCAGAGAGACGGGCATGATGAATTTTTGGTCAAATGCTCTGAAATCAAGGGCACAATAAATACCACGCAAgtgagttatttttttttttatagtttaatTTGCTAATATGTGGGCTAAAATGCTTTGTGTAGATTATTTAAATACAAACCCATGCAGAATGGAGCACCAAAACTTTTAAGCAAACTTGTGACTTTGTAAAACATGCACCCACTTTAAACCAAGTTTCAAGGACCATAATCATCTTAAGAAACAAAGATCTTTTGAATTTGTGCAAGACCTGAAAGAACGATTTGAATAGATGTGTGTTATGATTCTATTGGTGTATATCAGAAACCCCCTTGAACCAATGCCGATGGCAAAAAAAGGATTTGGTAGTCATTTATCCTCAATATAGGCTGTGCACTTTTCAGCTATCTGTTGGTGTGCTCTTTCAATTGTAAGTTCAACACGGAAGTGCAAAGGAATAGATAGTTGTAACattcattaattatgcaaagatcagggccccgtttcataaagagtttacaagttgtaaatttgccattatCATAACTACAATGGCAACAAGGTTCaaaagccaatcaaaaccagggttaccatggtagttgccatgatggcaaagttaaaacagttgtaactcttcatgaaatgagCCCCAGGTATTTGATTCGTTAAGGTGTAAGCATTGGGGATGGGAGTGGCAGGAATGTAATCATTCATGTTCATAATATTATGACAGATTTTCACTCTTTTTTAAAACTAGTATGATGGTAGTACGTGTTTACGTCATatactttttatatatttataatttatatGTTTATACTCTACCAAAAATAAAGAGCAATCATCACAAACTTGAAGTACATGTAACGCCGCAGACTATCCATGTGACCAAACTGCACCATGCCAATACTGCAACAATAACACTAAATGGCAAATCACGAGAATGGAAAGCAGATGAATTGTTCCAGGCTCTTACAGGTGTGTTCCTATAATACCAATGAATCTtgctgtaaaaatagcagatgAAGgataaaaagtatatttttcagagtttgaggaaaatccaccaattatttaaaaagtaattatgaaatatcattttctgaagaaaaaaaatgaaaatgggttttattgtacctttgTTATATCGACAAATCGTTTCAAAACGGCTCCTGATATAGATTTTTGATTGATCATGTACcattacaaaattgaaatttatgcacaatatcattttatatatttcattatgtatGGGGCAACTGCTGACATATGATGTAAGTCACGCAACTAATCAAACAACTTTAAATTCTATTAATTCTCTTTatgtttgatggattttcctaaacaatcacaaatttttaaatcaatttttatgttgttaatacaacatattttttattaaggtGAACTCCTCCTTTATTGAATTtccaatttcaaatttgaaaatcagGTTTACTGCaccctttttatttatttttttttcttattttttttattttttctttgggggggggggttaaaatgACACACAATTTATTCAAATACCTAGACATGGAAGCACTGGCCATACTTTGAAACAATTTAAGATATCAGAGCCTAGAGGATGACTAATATCAAAACATATATAATTGACAAACTTAACTCTTTGTGGATCTGAGCAATAGGGATGGTGTTTAATAAGTCATAGTATTGTGCTTTAATTCACTTCAATAAGATTATACAAGAAATGAAGCAATGGATTTGGAAGGAAGCGGGCCACTGGAATCCTCCATTCTCTCAGGAAtaggagatgaagaagaagaagagtccAATGAGTCTGACAATGACTCACATGTTGATACTGGTAAGTGGTAGGAATAATAAATGCACTCCAATTAACCAATTATACACAAATAAAAACTAGAAAGTTTCCATCAACATGCAAGGATGCCTGATCATTACGGAAGGGGATGGGAGCTTGTCATTACAAGTAGGACACTGTGCTAGGCAACATGACACTGTATCATTTTTTTGAAGTCCTGACCACggatattttcatctttctggaaaatgaaaatcaaattttaagatagattttgacataaattcaAAAATTCACATCATATATTACCCTTTTCCTTTCCATATGTTCTGTTtctcaatttcatttctttcattattttccagggggggggggggtgatcatgGATCCATGTACTTTTATAAAGTACGTAAACCAAGTAATTTTGTTTTGATCTGAGAATATTTTGGTCATATTATCCTCACCTTTAGCAAATGTCTCAAATATTTGATTGTCATGTGAAGTAGAAATGTACACCCTTTCTACACACTAGGTCTAtatgtagtctgcaggcactgACCCCTGATTTTCGCAATGCGCTTAGTACATAATGCACAGTCTAAATTAAAGAGACTAGATTAACCAAGTACTGTGACTGGCTTACAAAGAGAGCAtatggagtctagtcttcactcaaGACCTGTTAAGTGTCAAGTATGAGTCTGTGCATAAAGACCAGCTGTTAAAAAAGCATTAACTATAGGCCTTTACACTTCCCACTTGTTTCacaaatttataaatatttacagGAAGAATGAGTGAGCTGATGGAAGTAGAGCCCTTAGCTGTCAGCAGATCTCCGGCTAAGAAATCAAGTAGGTTGTGTTTTCTTTCTGAGATATTCTGACTCTAACAATGCCCATTAGTGTCAAAACTAgattaaatattatgtcaatgAATGAAGAAATGTTCTGACTTTCATTTTACAATGTGATTGTGTTACCCAATAAAATTGTTTAATTGTGACCCTCATTAAGATGCAATTACAACTTGTTCATGTTTACAGAGGAGCCAGCTCCAGCAGGGCCCTCAGTTTCTAGGAGGATAACTAGGCAATCTCCGAAAAAGCCAGGTATGTGATTCATTTTTGTGtgtcgtttttttttactttactttgCATTCAATTGTTAGAGGACATATGACTTAAGTATCAGTATAATCACTAAATAGCAATGAATAATACAACCTAAACCTGCCATGCcattttcaatatgaaataattatacctttttttaattacattacAGGTCCTACAATCACTATAGAAGACGATCCGTACGAGTTTGATAATACAGGTTTGTGTCTTTATACTGTGCTATATGCTCAAAAATATAATTCTTCTATATTGTAGAgttcatttaaaacaaaatttatagtTACACCCATTTTTAATTGGTActgataaagtaaaatcaaactTAAAATACTAAAATGccctaaaaaaaagaattttgttGAAACAGTTCTATACAAATATTCATGAATGTGCAGCATATAAAGCAAGCTGATGAAGTATCCCCACTTATTCTGTTGTATTTTGTTACATGCAattaactgaaaataaaatgaattggtgAATTGATTCAATGTTTATCAGTGATAATGTGCTACACTTATTCTTGATCTAATCTCTGCTTCTTCAGATGATGGAGAGTACAAGATCATAGATGATCTGAGTGATCTCAAAGTTGGAGATAACATCCTGATCGATCCCCCACccaagcaaaagaaaacagacgaGCCATGGCTTGGGAAAGTCACAAGAATtacgaaaagaaaaatattttttgaattttttttgggaAGTTACACTACTTCTTGGGAGATAGGGGTATATGGGGAAGATTCTGTTCTTCCAAAGCAGGTAGTGTGTATCGTACAGTGGGATGAAAAACTACCTATGCCTAATGGATTAGTTCAAGCATTGAAAAAAATGCTTGACTAATCTTATACTATCTTTCAAGATAGTATAACTACCCTGAAGTCATACATGAGAATAAGCTTCTTTGTAGTTACTCATCTCGATTCTTCTCTCTTCTCTGTACTTGACCTTTCTCTTAGTGTATTTCTCCAATCCTGTTTTATTCTCATCTATTTCTATATCTTCTTTAATACTACACCTGCAAATCTTTAAGCCTTTTGAGGTGCACCTCAAGAGCCCTCAATCTTGGAACACAATTGTTGCATTTTATACTGTGATAAGtataatttttctgctcgcaatgtacagtgtattttaCCAGTAATGAGCTACTGCATCAttatgtatttatgattaattgaCATGTTCCTTTTTTCTAATCCATTCTAAAGTAAAGATTATTGAATATACATGGTATGTAAAGATCTATAAAAGAAAAGAGATTCTGCAAAATGTGTCTTGTAAAAAGAGAGAGTAAAAGATGAAacactaatcaaataatgcccctgcgaaaaatcaaacttatgaaaatcattttgatcctgtacaatttttttgtttaagtcTCCAAAACCATTTCAACATGCACAAATATGTATGGTCTATTTTTGTATaagtaatttattttcatactaCATCATTACAATTGATTTCTTATGTATGTTACTGTCAATGGTGTAAATTAAAACACGtaatgaaaatgtgaatatagtaaatacaataataaataattatttaatgatCACTTACCTTTGTATATCCCTATTGTTGTATATCCTTTCATGCTGTGCTACATACACATATTTTTATATGATCTTTGGAAGTGGACCAGATGCCTTCTACCATTTTGTGATGATTCCAGCTCACAACACTACAATCATGCTGTAATTACGTCAGTGGATGTATTTTTAGTCTACAATGATTGCTCAAATAGGCCTCCCGGATAGGCCTGCATATTCTTAAATACAGGAAAGTCAGTTATATTTTTTGGCCAAAATGGGCTGTAATTTAAGTCAAATTGAAGTAGATCTAGACCTGCATTTTCTTAGGCTACAATCCACTGTAACTACATCCAAagtcagttttatttttatttttttataattttttttttttttttttttttggggggggggcaggatgCGCTGTAATTTCAGCCAAATCAGAGTAGATCCATAAGGCAACATATACTTAGGCTTCTATaagctgtaattacagccaaagTCAGTTATATTTTTTGGCCAGAAATGTGCTGGAATTACAGCCAAATCACAGTAAGCTACAATACGCTGTATACAGCCAAAGTCGGTTATATTTTTTGGCCAGAAATGTGCTGTAATTTCAGCCAAATCAGAGTAGATCCTGAAGGCAGcacataattacatgtaggcTAAAATacgctgtaattacagccagaGTCAGTTATACTTCTTGGCCAAAATGCGCTGAAAAGTAGATCTAGTCCTGCATATTCTTAGGCTACACTACGCTGTATTTACAGCCaaagtcagttttttttttttttttttttttttttggggggggggtcagaaatGCGCTGTAAATTCAGCCAAATCAGAGTAGGCTACAATGCGCTGTAATTACAGCAAAATCAGAGTAGGCTACAATgcgctgtaattacagccaaatCAGAGTAGGCTACAATccgctgtaattacagccaaagTCGGTTATATTTTTTGGCCAGAAATGTGCTGTAATTTCAGCCAAATCAGAGTAGATCCTGAAGGCAGCACATACTTACATGTAGGCTAAAATacgctgtaattacagccagaGTCAGTTATACTTCTTGGCCAAAATGCGCTGAAAAGTAGATCTAGTCCTGCATATTCTTAGGCTACACTACGCTGTATTTACAGCCaaagtcagtttttttttttttttttttttttttgggggggggtcagaaATGCGCTGTAAATTCAGCCAAATCAGATTAGGCTACAATGCGCTGTAATTACAGCAAAATCAGAGTAGGCTACAATgcgctgtaattacagccaaatCAGAGTAGGCTACAATccgctgtaattacagccaaagtcagttgcatttttttttgcctaaATGCGCTGGAATTACAGCCAAATTGGAGGGAACTGCAATATGCTGTTATTACAGCCATAGTCAGGTATATTTTAGGGCCTAAATGTGCTGTAATTACAGCCTTAGTCAAAGCCAATATATATTGGCTAGGATATAGGTAGTAATTAGCATGAAGAAAGATCAGCACCCATTGATGTTTCTCTCTGTTCCAGCCACTGTAATTACAGCAACAATGTATTTATATTGCTTTTTAATTGCAAAGGTATTCACTTTAGTAGAATTTTGAATCATTTCCTAAAATCTTGACAATGCTTTAAATTGTCAAATCCAATTTACTTAtgtttaaaacaccaaaaatgggccgaatgcttagtatctatgtgaagaaaaaatcaaaaccactctaccatttattcaaactcgggctaatattcgtgattcttggcagcactgcagagtaaagtattttgaaattgtagagaatatttttttgaatggtccatggaataattcaattttttagcttcatgaaataacgcatcggatctgcagttaaagtgcagaagatgagaaaaatcagctcatacccgcagctaattaatacctgttcatccattgtgacgtcagcgcgcagagtgtaaactatgcgcagatcataatgcgcacaaatataactgtg is a window encoding:
- the LOC129264618 gene encoding uncharacterized protein LOC129264618, with product MDIPKLHLKADEWWSLKKGMESNSEDCRIIVNDTSNYLMDYNPDLTDASDIVVDLMLAEDVDCHIKILMKNGKCLLAPFENWRGYSIFAQKAIGQVTSPNQIINKWRHYNNGEVCEPPKKKMKSKRNPEAKAMLAGYHANIKQCFVGVFSMKIDCLVPANDTRMVRMQDGDFVKSLTARMLSKRSICIDSAPPVIGLIDKNICPSKSSFSDDLLERGAIEVIDGNHSVLAQKAAFEATKEKVFEKRLVAVYAGLTDQQALSLGVSKNQDACHVLKMTPIEEIKLFRRELYYTNNIPLTEEPPLPTSLYYSTIKHILGISTKSAMDSKRMAIKLASLSKRCFVILEALMKEKPGLKAYKFQALQGIAEENDVFKCLQRFQRDGHDEFLVKCSEIKGTINTTQSNHHKLEVHVTPQTIHVTKLHHANTATITLNGKSREWKADELFQALTDYTRNEAMDLEGSGPLESSILSGIGDEEEEESNESDNDSHVDTGRMSELMEVEPLAVSRSPAKKSKEPAPAGPSVSRRITRQSPKKPGPTITIEDDPYEFDNTDDGEYKIIDDLSDLKVGDNILIDPPPKQKKTDEPWLGKVTRITKRKIFFEFFLGSYTTSWEIGVYGEDSVLPKQVVCIVQWDEKLPMPNGLVQALKKMLD